DNA from Halorarum salinum:
CCGCTCGCGCGCGAACTTCGTCGTCCCGCCGCGGGAGAAGCGTGCGTTCCCGCTGACCGTCACGTAGCACGTCGTCCCGGGGTCCGTGTTCCCGGTCGGCCGCCGGTCCGTCGCCCGGTTCGCCTGGCCCGACGACCGGGTCGGTTCCCGACGGGGCCGCGGCTACCCGGACGGGGGCGCGTTCGGCGGCCGCTCGTCGTCCCCCTCGAGGAACACCGACGCGAACAGGTCGACGTGGAGCGCGAGCAGGCGTTCCGGCGCCAGATCGGCCGACCCGGCCTGTGACGCGAGGAACGCCTCGAGGTCGTCGCTGGGGGCGAACCGGACGAGCTCGCCGCCGTCCTCGAGTTCGAACGTCACCTCGGTCGCGCCCGAGACCAGGTGCTCGATCTCGAGGAGGGCCTGCTCGAGTTTCACCTCCAGCGCCTCCTCCTCCTCCATCATCCGCTGGTCGGCCCACTCGTCGGCCGCCGCCGCCAGGCGGTCGCTCACCGGGAACGAAAGCGCCATCAGGACGACGCCCCCTCGACGCCCGATCCGACGCCGCGGCCGGCGGCGAGCGTCCCGGACGCCGGCCCCTCCGACGCCACGACTCCCTCGGCGCGTCCGACGCGGGGCTCCCCGCGGTCCGCGGATTCGTGCTGCATGGACGGTGGAGCGCGAAGGGGGTGGTTCAGCGTTCCTCCTCGGGCATCCAGGGCTCGGGGCCGGGGTCGGACTCGCCGATCTCGCCGAAGAGGACGAACAGCAGCGCCAGCGCCGCCACCATGACCGCCAGGCCGACGAGTCCCGAGACGGCGGTGTAGCCGACGCCCGCCGAGGAGGCCCAGACGGACTCCATGTTGTTCATCGTGCGGAACGCGATGACGACGAGCCACGCCCCGAAGCCGACCGCCAGCGCCGTCAGCACCCAGCTCTGACCCACCGCGTTACGGATGCTCATGCTAACTACTGACACGTACTGGGTCAAAAAACTAGCCCGTCGGTGGATCGCCGCCGGGGCCGTCTGGAGCGTCGACGCCCGCGCGACGCCTCACGGATCCGAGAGCGACCACCCGGCGCCCTCGGCGGCCTCCGCCACCGGGACGAACTCCCAGCCGGCCGCCTCGGCCCACGCGCGCTCGCCGGCGTCCTCGACGCCGACGAGCACCATGCGCTTCGCGTAGAACATCGAGTGCTCGTCGACCTCCGCGAGCCGCTCGGCCGGCCCGGTGCCGGTGCCGTTGAAGAAGTCGAGGTCGAGGCGGTTCTCGCGCTGGAACTTCGTGAGGACGTGGGCGTCCACGTCGCCGACGATGCCGACCCAGTCGGTCCACGTCTCGGCGTCCGCGAGCGCTGCGTGGAGGTCCTCCAGCCGCCGGATCGCTACGTAGGAGATCGCCATCGTCATCTCGTCGGCGCCGCCGCCGTGGGGGCCCGAGGCGTCCGGTTGCTGCTGGGTCCCCTCCTCGCGGGCGTCGGCCGGGACGCCCCCGCCGCCGCCCGACTCCATCGGGATGCCGACCGGCCTGTCGTCGTTCGTGTACGGGACCCGCGGGGTCGCGGGTGGCCGGTCGTCGGTGCCGTTAGCGTCGTCGGAGACGTACGCCTCGGAAGCGGCGGGCGCGTCAGCGGCGGGGATGTCGGGCGAAACGACGCCCGACGATTCCGCCGCCGTCGAGCCCGCATCGGGGTCGCCCGTCTCGTCGCTACCCCCGTCGACCCCCTCAGTCGCCTCGCCGTCGGCGTTCGCGACCGCCGCGTCCGCGAGGCCGCCTACCCCCTCCTCGTCGGACGGCGCGGGAGCGGACGACTCGGTCGGGCCGTCCCCTCCGTCAGTCGGGCCGTCCCCGCCGTCGTTCCGCCAGAACCAGTCGCCGCGGTTCGGGCGGTCCTCCCCGTCCCCGTTCGAGACGTCCAGTTCGTCGAGGTCGATGCGGTCAGTCATGGGTGGTCGAGTCGGCCGATCCGACCGAGTCGGTCGGGTCGTCGTCGGTCCTGCGCTCGTCGGTCGGATCTTGGCCCGACGGGAGCGCGTCGGTCGACAGGTCGAGGCGGTCGCAGGTCGCCGGCGTCGGGACCCCGTCGGCGGTCCAGCCGCGGGCGGCGTAGTAGGCGTCGAGCAGGCGGTCGAACGCCCCGGGGTCGACCGCACGCCCCGCCGCCGGGGCGTCGCCCTCCGGGAGCGACTCGCCGAACCACTCGGGGAGCGCGTCGTCCGATCGGTCGAACCCCTCGCGGACGTTGAACAGGCGGACGAGCGTCCACACCCGCTCGCCCACCCGGTCGAGGTCGTCGTGCGGGACGTCCAGCGCGTCGAGCCACTCGGCGCCGCGGTCGTCCCACAGCGTCTCGCCGGCGAAGTCGTCGACGACGAGGCTCCAGAGCACCGAGCGGGCGTTCTGGGCCTCGACGACGGCCCGAACGTCGTCATCGGCGTCGTCGTCCTCCCGGAACACGGCATCCTCGATGGGACGGGCCCGCCGGTGGCAGCCGCCACGGTCCGACGTCGCGTACGCGAGCGCCATGCCGGGCGCACCCCGCGGGTCGTACGCCGGCAGCTCCATCGACTTCACGGTGGGCACGAAGTCGTCGCCGCCGTAGCGCGCCGCGGCCTCGTCGACGCCGTCGGCGAGCGCGTCGGCCAAGTCGCCCTCCCGCCGGGCGATGCGGCCGACGAGTTCGCGGGCGGCGGCCCCGTCGCCGAACTCGAATCCCGCCTCGCCGGCGCGGACCGCCCAGGCGACGGCGTTGCCCGCGGTGATGACGTCGACGCCGAGGCGGTCGCACGTCTCCCCCAGCGCCGCGACGGCGTCGAAGTCGTCGAGCCCGAGCCCCGCGCCGAGGGTCATCGGCGCCGCGCCCCGCGGGATCGTCTCTCCCTCGTCGGTCTCGATGCGGAAGCCGCCCGGGACCGCCTCGTCCGGGTTCTCGCGGCCGACCGCGGCGTCGGCGGCGGCCTCGATGCCGATGCCGTCCACGTCGGTCGCCGTCTCCCGCCAGCCCCGGGCCGGGAGCACCCCGACCTCGGCGGCGAAGTCGACCGACTCCAGGGTCTCGCCGGCGGCCTGCCAGCGCCCGACGTCGTCGTCGACGAAGGCGGCCCCGTCCCGCTCGTGGAGGTCAGCCAGCGCGTCCGGCACCTCGGGGGCGTCGCCGCGCGCGACGACCGCCTCGAGGTTCTTCGCGCCCA
Protein-coding regions in this window:
- a CDS encoding DUF7124 domain-containing protein, which translates into the protein MTDRIDLDELDVSNGDGEDRPNRGDWFWRNDGGDGPTDGGDGPTESSAPAPSDEEGVGGLADAAVANADGEATEGVDGGSDETGDPDAGSTAAESSGVVSPDIPAADAPAASEAYVSDDANGTDDRPPATPRVPYTNDDRPVGIPMESGGGGGVPADAREEGTQQQPDASGPHGGGADEMTMAISYVAIRRLEDLHAALADAETWTDWVGIVGDVDAHVLTKFQRENRLDLDFFNGTGTGPAERLAEVDEHSMFYAKRMVLVGVEDAGERAWAEAAGWEFVPVAEAAEGAGWSLSDP
- a CDS encoding aldehyde ferredoxin oxidoreductase family protein yields the protein MDGRTRVLRADLGAGEVRFERVPDAWRRRYLGGKGLGARYLYEELPAGADPLGPENLLCFLLGPLSGALPGESRYAAVTKSPLTGAFLDSYSGGAFPDRLAGSLPACLGVVVEGEAAEPTALVVGDGEPRLEPAGDLAGADTVETDAAYPDAAVACVGPAGEAEVAYATIASDGGDHHAGRGGAGAVMGAKNLEAVVARGDAPEVPDALADLHERDGAAFVDDDVGRWQAAGETLESVDFAAEVGVLPARGWRETATDVDGIGIEAAADAAVGRENPDEAVPGGFRIETDEGETIPRGAAPMTLGAGLGLDDFDAVAALGETCDRLGVDVITAGNAVAWAVRAGEAGFEFGDGAAARELVGRIARREGDLADALADGVDEAAARYGGDDFVPTVKSMELPAYDPRGAPGMALAYATSDRGGCHRRARPIEDAVFREDDDADDDVRAVVEAQNARSVLWSLVVDDFAGETLWDDRGAEWLDALDVPHDDLDRVGERVWTLVRLFNVREGFDRSDDALPEWFGESLPEGDAPAAGRAVDPGAFDRLLDAYYAARGWTADGVPTPATCDRLDLSTDALPSGQDPTDERRTDDDPTDSVGSADSTTHD